The following coding sequences are from one Desulfosoma caldarium window:
- a CDS encoding cyclic 2,3-diphosphoglycerate synthase gives MVEKVIIMGAAGRDFHNFNIYFRGNPRYRVVAFTAAQIPDIEGRHYPPELAGPEYPAGIPIYAEEDLAALIREHRIDLVAFSYSDVPHVEVMHKASLVMAEGADFILIGATYTMLRSTKPVIAVCAVRTGCGKSQTTRKVCEILRSRNVRVVAVRHPMPYGDLRSQVVQRFARYEDFDRFRCTIEEREEYEPLVEQGITVYAGVDYKKILEEAEKEADVIVWDGGNNDTPFYFPDVHIVLLDPHRPGHERLYYPGETNLRMAHIAIINKVDTASAEGIELVRQNIQDIAPTADVLLAESPVIVSDPENIRNKRIAVVEDGPTLTHGEMPTGAGMIAARKYEAACVVDPKPYARGTLRDTYARYPHIGPVVPAMGYSPRQIADLQETLNAVPCDLVLFATPIQLTRVVSLKHPTVRVRYEYRDHGRPTLEEALMRRLPKIFGRH, from the coding sequence ATGGTGGAAAAGGTCATAATTATGGGGGCCGCCGGGCGGGATTTTCACAATTTTAACATTTACTTTCGCGGCAATCCTCGGTACCGCGTCGTGGCTTTTACCGCGGCGCAAATTCCGGACATCGAAGGACGCCATTACCCCCCGGAACTGGCAGGACCCGAATACCCTGCGGGCATCCCCATTTATGCCGAGGAAGACTTGGCGGCGCTCATTCGCGAGCATCGCATCGATCTGGTGGCCTTTTCCTACAGCGACGTGCCCCACGTGGAGGTCATGCACAAGGCGTCGCTGGTTATGGCCGAAGGGGCCGATTTCATCCTGATCGGCGCCACCTACACGATGCTGCGCTCCACCAAGCCCGTCATCGCCGTGTGCGCCGTGCGCACCGGGTGCGGTAAGTCCCAAACGACCCGCAAGGTGTGCGAAATCCTTCGATCCCGCAATGTGCGCGTGGTGGCCGTGCGCCATCCCATGCCCTACGGCGATCTTCGGTCCCAAGTGGTGCAGCGGTTCGCCCGCTACGAGGATTTCGACCGCTTCCGGTGCACCATCGAAGAACGTGAAGAATACGAACCCCTGGTGGAACAGGGCATTACGGTCTACGCCGGGGTGGATTACAAAAAGATTCTCGAAGAAGCGGAAAAGGAAGCGGACGTCATCGTCTGGGACGGAGGAAACAACGACACGCCCTTTTACTTTCCCGACGTCCACATCGTTTTGCTGGACCCACACCGTCCCGGCCATGAACGGCTCTATTACCCCGGGGAGACAAACCTTCGCATGGCGCACATCGCCATCATCAACAAGGTGGACACGGCGTCCGCCGAAGGCATCGAGCTGGTGCGGCAAAACATTCAGGACATCGCCCCCACGGCCGACGTTCTTTTGGCCGAATCGCCCGTGATCGTTTCCGATCCTGAAAATATTCGCAACAAGCGCATCGCCGTGGTGGAAGACGGCCCGACCCTCACCCACGGGGAAATGCCCACCGGAGCCGGCATGATTGCAGCCCGAAAGTATGAAGCCGCCTGCGTTGTGGACCCCAAGCCTTACGCCCGAGGAACTCTTCGAGATACCTACGCCCGTTACCCGCATATCGGACCGGTAGTGCCCGCCATGGGCTACAGCCCACGGCAAATCGCCGATCTTCAAGAAACCCTCAATGCCGTACCCTGCGACCTGGTCCTCTTTGCCACGCCCATTCAGCTCACTCGCGTCGTCTCCCTCAAGCACCCCACCGTGCGCGTGCGCTACGAATACCGCGATCACGGCCGTCCCACTCTGGAAGAGGCCCTCATGCGCCGTCTTCCAAAAATCTTTGGCCGCCATTAA
- a CDS encoding carbamate kinase produces MNPVLTPPKPVLLVALGGNALIRKGQKGTIDEQFANLRVPMRQIAQLTASFRIIITHGNGPQVGNLMLQQECCSDVPRLPLEILVAQTQGQIGYMIESTLDSELMALGIVTQKCLVSLISYVVVDPQDPAFADPSKPVGPVYPEELVPSLPFPVKKTPKGYRRVVASPKPLTIVEQKEIRHLIAMDFVVICCGGGGIPVIREGRGFCGVDAVIDKDLASAKLARQVGVDIFCIATDVPGVNLDYGTPGQRLLTRLSVDDAQQFLAQGQFPPGSMGPKVEAAIEFVRATGKRAAIGPIEDIAGTVAGTQGTQLTL; encoded by the coding sequence GTGAACCCCGTCTTGACCCCACCTAAACCCGTGCTGCTCGTGGCCCTGGGCGGCAACGCCCTCATTCGCAAAGGGCAAAAGGGAACGATTGACGAACAATTTGCCAATCTTCGCGTGCCCATGCGCCAGATCGCCCAACTCACGGCATCCTTTCGCATCATCATCACCCACGGCAACGGCCCTCAGGTGGGCAACCTCATGCTGCAGCAGGAATGCTGCTCGGACGTGCCCCGCTTGCCCCTGGAAATCCTCGTGGCCCAAACCCAAGGACAAATCGGCTACATGATCGAATCCACCCTGGACAGCGAACTCATGGCCCTGGGCATCGTCACGCAAAAGTGCCTGGTGAGTCTCATCAGTTACGTGGTCGTGGATCCCCAGGACCCTGCCTTTGCCGATCCATCCAAACCCGTGGGTCCTGTATACCCGGAAGAGTTGGTTCCGTCGCTGCCCTTTCCCGTAAAAAAAACGCCTAAAGGCTACCGTCGCGTGGTGGCGTCCCCCAAGCCCTTGACCATTGTGGAACAGAAGGAAATTCGGCACCTCATCGCCATGGACTTTGTGGTCATTTGCTGCGGCGGAGGGGGCATTCCCGTGATACGTGAGGGGCGAGGCTTTTGCGGCGTGGACGCCGTCATTGACAAGGACCTGGCCAGCGCCAAGCTGGCCCGCCAGGTGGGGGTGGACATCTTTTGCATCGCGACCGATGTGCCAGGCGTGAATCTGGATTACGGCACACCTGGGCAACGCTTGCTGACGCGCCTTTCTGTGGACGACGCCCAACAGTTCCTCGCCCAGGGACAGTTTCCTCCAGGATCCATGGGTCCAAAGGTGGAAGCCGCCATCGAATTCGTTCGCGCCACAGGAAAACGGGCCGCCATCGGTCCCATCGAAGACATCGCGGGAACGGTTGCCGGCACTCAGGGTACGCAGCTAACCCTGTAA